A window of Onychostoma macrolepis isolate SWU-2019 chromosome 01, ASM1243209v1, whole genome shotgun sequence contains these coding sequences:
- the LOC131540692 gene encoding uncharacterized protein LOC131540692: MSISSSEFSVSESEGVPDDLHGSRRDTFSTELQFCFNRLDVFNLGTINVYDEIDDGNDYIDESSLSSATSEDEIEASVVSFESHSDEGSFVCRQNTQMCCGSMLMHNGGCDDSLGLLSISSMSSCETQIIHHPPMCNASLNPPHTSSNSIEAAGPSVSMDVHSDKEVSSIESTSIGVSPVDSVDNSAENHVSLRKKVKNRICSFFKRAWKAIKHTSFSCETRVEPFVPPPEDPEPDGADSSCPAEPSCFKLTDESDKFGYEMGIAASGGFSTVNEETPSSNGKWTEDVDSLDECSLSSDTSEDDCGVIICGSFSRRKPAHRLGEWSFNSGNNHYIVKGGRDSSLDLLSISSDISSTEERSGAWQSGPDRETCACSDCRNMYAAGPSMSLEAQSDKDTPPVDTVENSTEKHNSLKKMMTKGISSFFKKTWNALKCPSLCCCCCCEARVEPFVPLQEDTEPDSEPADPKPHFVAESSGFKPTDDFCQFD; the protein is encoded by the exons ATGTCAATATCATCATCCGAGTTCAGTGTATCTGAGAGTGAAGGTGTCCCTGATGACCTTCATGGGTCCAGAAGAGACACATTCTCCACTGAGTTACAATTCTGTTTCAATAGGCTGGATGTGTTCAATTTAGGCACCATCAATGTCTATGATGAGATAGATGATGGTAATGATTACATAGACGAGTCCAGTCTTAGCAGTGCCACATCTGAAGATGAAATTGAGGCGAGTGTGGTCAGCTTTGAATCGCACTCCGACGAGGGATCATTTGTCTGTAGGCAGAATACGCAAATGTGTTGCGGCAGCATGTTAATGCATAACGGAGGATGTGATGATAGTCTGGGTTTGCTGAGCATTAGCAGCATGTCCTCTTGTGAAACCCAAATCATCCACCATCCTCCAATGTGCAACGCATCCCTCAATCCCCCCCATACATCCTCCAATTCTATAGAAGCAGCAGGGCCTTCTGTTAGCATGGATGTCCATAGTGACAAAGAAGTGTCTTCTATAGAGTCTACATCTATAGGAGTGTCACCTGTAGACTCTGTGGACAACAGCGCAG AAAACCATGTCAGTCTAAGGAAGAAAGTGAAGAACAGGATCTGTTCATTCTTCAAGAGGGCATGGAAGGCTATAAAGCATACTTCATTCTCTTGTGAGACCAGAGTGGAGCCATTTGTGCCTCCACCAGAAGACCCAGAGCCAGATGGTGCAGATTCATCATGTCCTGCAGAGCCCTCTTGTTTCAAACTAACTGATG AATCTGACAAGTTTGGCTATGAAATGGGAATTGCTGCATCAGGAGGCTTTAGCACAGTGAATGAGGAAACCCCCTCATCTAATGGCAAATGG ACAGAAGATGTTGATTCCCTAGATGAGTGCAGCCTTAGCAGCGACACATCTGAAGATGACTGTGGTGTGATCATTTGTGGCTCGTTCTCCAGAAGAAAACCGGCCCATAGGCTGGGTGAATGGAGCTTTAACAGTGGCAACAACCACTACATAGTTAAAGGTGGACGTGACAGTAGCCTGGATCTGTTAAGTATTAGCAGTGACATATCCTCCACTGAGGAAAGAAGTGGTGCTTGGCAGAGTGGTCCTGATAGAGAAACATGTGCATGTTCCGATTGCAGGAACATGTACGCAGCAGGGCCTTCAATGAGCCTGGAGGCACAAAGTGACAAAGATACGCCTCCTGTAGACACTGTGGAGAACAGCACAG aaAAACATAACAGTTTGAAGAAGATGATGACGAAAGGGATCTCTTCATTCTTCAAGAAAACATGGAATGCCTTAAAGTGCCCCTccctctgctgctgctgctgctgcgagGCCAGAGTTGAGCCATTTGTGCCTCTACAAGAGGACACAGAGCCGGACTCAGAGCCAGCTGATCCCAAACCACACTTTGTTGCAGAGTCCTCTGGTTTCAAGCCAACTGATG atttttgtcaGTTTGACTAG